In the Nitrospirota bacterium genome, ACAGCCTCTTTGAGTTCATTCAATCTTGCCTCTATAGTCTTTTTTTCGCAGAGAGAGAAAAAATCTATCTTTTTTACTTCCTCGTACTCGTTTGTTAACTTGTTTAAGCGCTCATATATTTTATGAAAACTATTAATACCAGCTGGGTTTGAGGACATCTTAGCATTAACAAAGTTTCTGTCAGTTTCTTCGAGATATTTTTCTATTTTCTCATAGTCGCCCTCTCTTGCCGTATTAAACAACGCAATAACCTCGCCATCTTTGATATTTTCAAATTTTTCAACCGCTACGAAACCGCTGTCACCGCCGATAGAGTCCACCTCGCTTAGCAACCACTGAAAAAATTCATAATGCTCTTCACTGTAGGGAAGTACATAGACAGAATGCTTAAATTGAATAGCGCCAGCCTTAGCAAGCCGCCTCCAAATCTTAACCCTGTTATTAACAGGAGATGCCGACACCGTGTAAAAAAATAAAAGCCAGCTTCTTTTGTTTTGTAACATGTGTTAATTGTATAACATATGTTTCATTTTGTCAAGGAAATTTTTTGAAGATGGCAATTCATATCGAACCACAAAATTTTTCACCAAAGATGCTATAATAGCAAATGGAATTAAACGAAATACCAATATTTGAAGGCTTAACAAATAGTGAATTAAAAGAAATAGAGCCATATATTCAATTTGTCTCCTTTAAGAAGAAAGAAGCGGTTTTTAATGAAGGTGACAGGTCTGACTGGTTTTACATTGTGGCTGCAGGTAAGGTTAAAATTACCAAATTGTCTCAGGATGGCAAAGAGTTGATTATTGAGTTAGTACAAGCTGGGGAGCTTTTTGGAGCGCTGGCAGTTTTCGGGGGTTTTCCATATCCGGCTAATGCGATAGCCATGGAAAACGTCAAAGTAGTAAGGATTTTACGTAAGAACCTGCTTAGAATTCTTGACAGGTTTCCAATCGTTATGTTTAAAATCACTTCTATCATGGGAGATCGTATGAAAAACTCCCACGATACACTAAAAAACATAGCTCTTGAACGAGTGGAATCACGCATCGCCTCTTTGCTTTTGAAGCTTTCAGATAAATCCTCAACCCCCGGGCAAATTGATATTAAATTAACCAAACAGGATATTGCCGATATGGTTGGGACAACTGTAGAAACCTCGATAAGAACCTTAAGTAAATTTAAAAAAGAAGGACTTATTACTGACAAAAAAGGGCTTCACGTTATTACTGATAAAGAAGGCCTTGCGCTATACGCTAATTAGCGGCTAGTTTTTTTAGTTCGGAAAGTGCGTTTAGTGCCTCATCGGGGGTTAATTTCTTTATGTCAAGGTTAATTAGAGAAAGCACGGCAGGGTGGATTTGTGATGAGAATAGATCAAGCTGAACCGCTGTTTTTCCCTTCCTTTTAATTAAATAGACCTGGGCCTCAACTTCTTGAACCTCTTTTTTCTCAAGCTCCAACAAAATATCCTTTGCGCGGGCTACAATGCTGTCAGGGAGTCCGGCAAGTCTGGCCACTTGTATCCCATAGCTTTTATCGGCGGCGCCTTTTATGATTTTCCGAAGAAAAATGATCTCATCTCCCCACTCCTTTACTGACACGTTATAGTTTTTCACCCCTTGTGTTGTGACTACCAAATCTGTCAATTCGTTATAGTGCGTGGCAAAGAGCGTGCGTGCCCCAATTGTGGTTACTATGTGTTCGGCTACAGCCCATGCTATGCTAATACCGTCAAATGTGCTTGTGCCTCTTCCAACCTCATCAAGTATAATTAAACTCTTCTTAGTTGCGTTATTTACAATGTTTGAGGTCTCTATCATCTCAACCATAAACGTGCTCTGACCTTTAGCAAGAAAATCCGAGGCTCCGATTCTTGTAAAAATCCTGTCTGAGACCCCAATCTTTGCCGAATCTGCCGGCACAAAGGAACCCATCTGAGCCATAAGGATTATCAGAGCGTTTTGTCTCATGTAGGTTGACTTACCTGCCATATTGGGCCCTGTGATGATTAACATCCTGTTGTCTTCTGTATCCAGCACACAGTCGTTGGGAATAAATTTATCAACAGATGCGGTCTTCTCTATTACCGGATGCCGTCCTCCTTTTATATATATATCTCCACCGTTATGAACCTCAGGTTTTACATATTTTTTAACCTTAGCAGTCTCTGCAAGTGACTGCAGGTAATCTATAACTGCTATAGCGTTAGCCGCAGCTTTCAGACCTCCGGCATAGAGTTCCACCTTTTCAACGACTGCTCTGAAATAATCATATTCAAGCGCTTTTAACTTCTCCTCGGCCCCGACTATCTTATTTTCATACTCTTTCAACTCAGGGGTTATAAACCGCTCGGCATTTACAAGGGTCTGCTTTCTGATAAAATGCGGAGGCACAAGATGAAGATAACTCTTTGTTACCTCTATATAATAGCCAAATATTTTATTGTAGCTAACCTTAAGATTATTAATGCCTGATGAGGAGCGCTCTTTAATCTCAAGTTCAGAGAGAAATGTCTTTCCCTTTGTTGCAATCTCCCTTAAATAGTCTATGTCTTTAGAACATCCGTCTTTAATTATCCACCCGTCTCTTACAGTGGCTGGCGGTGAGTCTGTTATCGAGCTTTCAATTACTTCAATTAAAGACGTAAAGTCGGCAATATTGCTGGCAAGCTCTCTAAGATAGCCATCAGGCTGATTCTGTAACAATTCCTTTATATCAGGCATAGCCTCAACAGAGCTTTTAATGGCAATTAAGTCACGGGCATTGGCACTGCCTTTAATGAGCTTTATCGTGATTCGTTCTATATCCTGGATGGATTTAAGTTTAGCTCTTAAGTTTTCTCTAAGAGTAAAGTCAGACACCAGAGTGCCGACAGCATCGAGTCTTTTGTTTATTTCAGAAGTTTCAATAAGCGGCCTCAGTAGTGCGTCTCTTAGAAATCTCGTTCCCATAGGAGTCATATTGCTCTCAAGTATGGCAAGCAGGGTGTCATTTTTAGTTGAATCCTTAAGATTACCGACAAGCTCAAGGTTCCTTATGGTCACAGCATCAATAAACATAAAAGAGGACATGTTTAGAGTTTTAATTTTAGTGAATTGTACGTTTGACCTCTGAGTATCGGTTAGATATGAAATCAGGCCTCCGGCTGCAGAAATTGCCCCATTCATTCCCTCACAGCCGTACCCCTCAAGGGTTGATACCTTAAAGTGTTCAAGGAGCAGTTTGTAAGCCTCCATAAAGTCAAAAGGTAAATCGCTGTAGTATGAGACATAGAAATCTTTTAAAATTGTGCTGTAGTGGATGTCATCCCGGAGAGATTCCGGACAGATGATTTCTCTTGCGGCAAATCTGTGGATTTCGTCAGCCAGATTTTCCTTTGTCTCATAGACCATAAACTCGCCGGTGGATATATCGGACACGGCTATGCCGTGGAGGTCATTAAGGGGATAAAACGAGAAAATATAGGTGTTTTCCCCGGGATTTTCCGGCTCGTATGTGCCAGGAGTAACAAGGCGGACAATTTCACGCTTAAAGATTCCCTTTGGCGACTCTGTATCCTCAACCTGCTCACAAACAGCTACTTTATGCCCTGCCTCGATAAGTTTTTTAAGATACGCATCGGCTGCAAAATAAGGAATCCCGCACATCGGCAGTGTGTCCTTCTTTCCCTTGTTTCTGGCAGTCAGGGCAATCTGAAGAACCTTAGAGGCTACGATTGCATCCTCGCCAAACATCTCGTAGAAATCCCCAAAGCGAAAAAACAGTATTGCATCCTCATAGACCTTCTTTAAGTCAAAATACTGTTTCATCACCGGAGTGAGTTCCTGAAATTCCATTACATTGTATTTAAAAATATTTTTACTCAAAAAAGAAAGAGGGCGGGTGGTTTCAGTGTTTTGTAACCCAGTGTTGACATTATTTTGTTTATATCTATAAAATATTCCATGTGGTATATGAGCATAGTATCATGTAATAATACTTAACAGAAACATCCTGAAAGGACTGAAATCTAAGCATAGGCAGTATAAATTCAAGTTTTAACGGAGGCGAAGTGAGCAACGATAATGCTGTTATTGATTTTGGAATTATAACAGCCATAACTGAGGAATTTGCTGCAGTCAAATGTATGCTTGATAATGGAGAAGATTATTCTAAACGCACTGAATTCGTAAAAAATGACCCGAATGATTATTTTATAGGTACGGTTAATGCTCTCGATGGATCAGGAAAGCACAATGTTATAGTTACACTATTACCAGATCCTGGGAATAATATATCGGCAGAAGCAGTTACTAATTTATTAAGAAGTTTTCCTGATATAAAAGAGGTTTTAATGGTTGGGATTGCAGGGGGAGTTCCTAAACCAAAAAATATTAGTAAGCATGTACGCCTCGGTGATATAGTTGTGTCAAATAAATACGGAATAATTCAGTATGATAATATCATGGAGGAATTTAGCAAAATAGTTATTCGTGATAAATCTTCACGCCCCTCCGCAGCTATGATAAATAAAGTAAATAAATTAGAATCAGAAAGGATTGCAGGAAAATACCCTTGGGAAAAATACATTGAACGTGCAGCACATTTGGAAAATGCTGAAAGACCAAATGATGATAAAGATATTCTATATCTTTGGCAGCAACAAGGTGATAAGTTGGTAATAGATTCGCAAGTGGAACATCCGATAGATAATAATCGGGCTAAAAGAATGGGACAACCTAAAATACATTATGGGAAAATAGGGGCAGCTAATACTCTTTTAAAAAACCCGTTTATGAGAGATGAACTGGGAGACCAACATGATGTTAAAGCTATAGAAATGGAGGCTTCTGGTATAGCTGATGGTACATGGAAATTTGCTAAGAGCTATATTATAATCCGTGGTATATGTGATTATTGTGATGAGGGAAAAAACGATATATGGCATCAATATGCAGCTATTGTGGCCGCTGCATATGCTCGTTGTTTGATTGAATCGTGTTCATGTTCTGGTACATCATCTGAAAAACCTAATGGTTCTGTAACAAATATTGCAGGTAAAGATGAATTAAAAAAACAGTTATTAACGTGCGGGACAAAGATGATGGACGATACGATATTCATCAATGTTTTTAGAGAGATAGACAGTGCCAAAGATATATCAATAGCGTTAAATAAAGCATTTGATTACTACTGTAGAAATATGCTACTAAAAATTGGTAATCTTGAAGGTACCTCTCTGTACGAACAACTTGCAAAGGTAACGCTTATTTTGAATGACATAGATATTGATATATGTACGCGCGCTTATAACATAGTTGCTGACAAATATCCCCATAAAGACTTTACAAACCTGCTATGTGCTATATTTAGACTCCTTAAATTACCTCCTAACATAGAGAATGAACTCCCTTTTATTATCTTTATAGAAAAAGTTATTTACATTATGAAAAATGAAAATATAACTAATGGTTCATACAACAAATTAAAAGAATGGTTTGAATCCTTTTGCAAGAAGTTTGATGAAAAAACCTGTGCTGCTGACTCGGTGACTTTAAGTAGAAACAGGGTTGTTCATCTTCTTATACAAATAAGGCCACAGTTTCCTAATAATATAAAGAATACGTATAGTATTCAGATAAATAAATGGACTAATACTGGAAAGAATAATGTAATACCTAATGAAAATAACGCCAAATATCATGACGTTACATTTGACCAAATACCTAAAATCATTGATGATCTTTTATGTTCAAGTTTTGTAAGCAATATTAACCTTGAAAGGTTAGAGTTTTTTTTACCATCTAATTTAGTTTTCTGGGATGTTGATCAATATAATTTAAAAGAACTCACATTTAGAAAAAAACTTGGACAAAATTATGAAATTGTTATCAGGATTAATCGTTTATTTGTTGATGATGCGTTAAAAAACCCTGCTAAATCATCAGTTTCACGAGATTGGAGAAAGAGATGGGATATTTTGCAAAATCGTATGGGAACATTCGATGAAAAATGTATCAAACATATATGTGATATTAACGGATATTGTGCTGAAAATGTTTTTGATGAAATAGATGATGAAGACATTGGAGATTATATAACATGTCTTGAGATAGCATTTAGACCTAAAACAAAAGAGGACGAAAAAGATTTAGTTAATTTAATCTGGGAAAGTGGTATCCCAGTTGCTGTCTTGCATAGAAAATCGTATAACTCTCTAAATAGCACCCTCGAGTTACCTGAAAACACTAAAATTATTAACAAAGAAACAATCTCTGATCTACCCAATACTGTTCGCAAAATTCGGAGAAAAGCTAAGGGTGAACAACATATAGGAAATCATTTAACTCTTATCTGGGATGATCCATATAAAACAGTAACATTTAATGATGCTGAATCATTGCATTACATAAACAAAACTTAAGAAGGAGGAAATATGGCAAACTGGCATATATATAAGGGTGATAACACACCGCCACATGACGAATTAGATAAGCTCCCATCAGCTCCTAAATGGCGGCAGTTTAATAAAGGTAATCAATCTGGGCATGACAGCGAGACAAAAAAACGCTCTAATGAATACACAAGAGGCGAAAACTTTGTAAGCGAAGAAAATGAGATAGAAATTATAAATGCAGCGCTTTATCTAAGAAGACCTTTATTAGTTAAAGGAACACCAGGTATTGGCAAATCTACAATTGCCTTCTCCGTTGCCCATGAACTTAAACTTGGAAAAGTTTTGTACTGGCCGATAACAACTCGTACTACTTTAAAAGATGGTCTGTATAATTATGATGCTATAGGCCGTTTGCAGGAATTCCAAATGGCAAAACCAGAAGGTAAGATACCTGACATAGGAAAATACATCCGGCTTGGGCCGTTAGGAACAGCTCTCCTTCCATCAGAGCGTCCGAGAGTTTTACTCATAGATGAAATTGATAAATGTGATATTGATCTGCCAAACGACCTCTTATGTGTATTTGAGGAGGGTAGATTTGAAATACCTGAATTATCACGT is a window encoding:
- a CDS encoding chromate resistance protein yields the protein MLQNKRSWLLFFYTVSASPVNNRVKIWRRLAKAGAIQFKHSVYVLPYSEEHYEFFQWLLSEVDSIGGDSGFVAVEKFENIKDGEVIALFNTAREGDYEKIEKYLEETDRNFVNAKMSSNPAGINSFHKIYERLNKLTNEYEEVKKIDFFSLCEKKTIEARLNELKEAVVFHLNPASVEKTKKIVLRKIGDYCGKRWVTRKRPYIDRLSSIWLIRRFIDKDAVIAFEEESEMDLSSSSNNVYFDVVGGEFTHIGDDCTFEVLVKSFGIKDGVVKHIAEIIHEIDMKDGKYRSVETAGVEKILNGMRSRIKSDMDIVSKATEIFNFLYESKK
- a CDS encoding Crp/Fnr family transcriptional regulator; amino-acid sequence: MELNEIPIFEGLTNSELKEIEPYIQFVSFKKKEAVFNEGDRSDWFYIVAAGKVKITKLSQDGKELIIELVQAGELFGALAVFGGFPYPANAIAMENVKVVRILRKNLLRILDRFPIVMFKITSIMGDRMKNSHDTLKNIALERVESRIASLLLKLSDKSSTPGQIDIKLTKQDIADMVGTTVETSIRTLSKFKKEGLITDKKGLHVITDKEGLALYAN
- the mutS gene encoding DNA mismatch repair protein MutS is translated as MEFQELTPVMKQYFDLKKVYEDAILFFRFGDFYEMFGEDAIVASKVLQIALTARNKGKKDTLPMCGIPYFAADAYLKKLIEAGHKVAVCEQVEDTESPKGIFKREIVRLVTPGTYEPENPGENTYIFSFYPLNDLHGIAVSDISTGEFMVYETKENLADEIHRFAAREIICPESLRDDIHYSTILKDFYVSYYSDLPFDFMEAYKLLLEHFKVSTLEGYGCEGMNGAISAAGGLISYLTDTQRSNVQFTKIKTLNMSSFMFIDAVTIRNLELVGNLKDSTKNDTLLAILESNMTPMGTRFLRDALLRPLIETSEINKRLDAVGTLVSDFTLRENLRAKLKSIQDIERITIKLIKGSANARDLIAIKSSVEAMPDIKELLQNQPDGYLRELASNIADFTSLIEVIESSITDSPPATVRDGWIIKDGCSKDIDYLREIATKGKTFLSELEIKERSSSGINNLKVSYNKIFGYYIEVTKSYLHLVPPHFIRKQTLVNAERFITPELKEYENKIVGAEEKLKALEYDYFRAVVEKVELYAGGLKAAANAIAVIDYLQSLAETAKVKKYVKPEVHNGGDIYIKGGRHPVIEKTASVDKFIPNDCVLDTEDNRMLIITGPNMAGKSTYMRQNALIILMAQMGSFVPADSAKIGVSDRIFTRIGASDFLAKGQSTFMVEMIETSNIVNNATKKSLIILDEVGRGTSTFDGISIAWAVAEHIVTTIGARTLFATHYNELTDLVVTTQGVKNYNVSVKEWGDEIIFLRKIIKGAADKSYGIQVARLAGLPDSIVARAKDILLELEKKEVQEVEAQVYLIKRKGKTAVQLDLFSSQIHPAVLSLINLDIKKLTPDEALNALSELKKLAAN
- a CDS encoding MoxR family ATPase — translated: MANWHIYKGDNTPPHDELDKLPSAPKWRQFNKGNQSGHDSETKKRSNEYTRGENFVSEENEIEIINAALYLRRPLLVKGTPGIGKSTIAFSVAHELKLGKVLYWPITTRTTLKDGLYNYDAIGRLQEFQMAKPEGKIPDIGKYIRLGPLGTALLPSERPRVLLIDEIDKCDIDLPNDLLCVFEEGRFEIPELSRLAVKDSDDNTEDTDDNIKYVFPHDSKKRVPIEGGHVICNAFPFVVLTSNAERELPAPFLRRCLRLDIKEPESDKLSKIVSSHFSDIDIEAKNKLIETFVTKRKDGDLATDQLLNALYLTTKGIDLFDGKDDLINAVLRNLNTT